In the genome of Carya illinoinensis cultivar Pawnee chromosome 13, C.illinoinensisPawnee_v1, whole genome shotgun sequence, the window AACATATAAGTTTCATTATATACCTATTTTTGTATCAAGcaattagtaaatttataaaagttgtacAAACAagttaacaaatattttatagattgatttttCTTACCTTAAAAATATGGAGGAtacttacctataaaaaaaaaaaatatatggaggaTACCTAGTGTGATGTGTGggactgatttttttttttttggggggggagaGGGGTAACACAATTTTTAGTCTGTAATCTGTTGTGTAATTAAAGCCTCATGGGGTGTGTTGGCTTCCAGCTTAATTGGCATAAATGAACATACCAATGAACAGAATCTTGGGGtcattcatctttttctttcagATCTCTTTGAGGTGGAAATCACACCCACAAATTGTGCTTATTTTGACCAAACCGAATTCAATTTCTGTCCAAGTTCTGTGCAGAAATGGTCAGGTTTGAATACAAAATTATGATctcctatatttttttttccaagggctattttctgcaatttctttatgcaatatttttataacaggTAAATGTGGTAGTAGAACAATCAGATTTGAGCTTTGTAAAATGCCTGCAGGCATTATACTTGTTTAGGATTGAGTTTAAATTAAACCAGGTATTCTTGAATTACTCAAGGAGCACTTGCGGAAAACTCTTTgctgagggcctgtgcacctcCAGGATTAGTCAGGACTTTGTTCTTGGGCACCCGGTgccattaaaaaagaaaaaaaaaacagataccCTCATCTTACAACTGCTACAAGTTCTCTTTTGTAACTGCTACTGTATGCGTTCTGCTCTTTAATCACTAAAATTGCAACTAAAAAGGTAATTTAATGAACTTTGAGGAGACTTTTTGTACTATTCATGtattaagaaaaagaagaggaaataaCTGGGTAAGAATCTACGCATTACATAAGCTCTTAAAGGGACTGACTGAAAATTAGAGAGCGATGAGGATGTTgtcccccactctctctctctagaaacaATTTTAGACATGGATATTTAAAAACTTCATATATTCTTTGGCAGCAATCATCACTCAGTGATGttgtagaatttttctaaatgtgctccatggttttttttttttttttttttgataagtaaaaaatgTGCTCCATGTTAATAAGCTAAATGTGTTTTTGGAACAAATGTCAATCTGATTGGCTTCCATCCATATAAActttatgttatgtaatttcTTTTGTTAATCCTTTGTTGACCATTTGAATGCATCTAACTAGCATAAATTTGTGTTAGGAGCCTTAAATTCCAAAAGCTTGAGCTATCAGCAAGTGTATCAAACACACACCCATGCACAAGCCTGCCCAGTAATTATGGATTGGTCCTTGTACGTGCAGAACCGAAGAAATAACCGAATGGGAGTTTCACGATTGTAACTAAAGACCTCTTAGTCAAGCGAGCTTTCATGTGATTAACATCAAGCACACactgaaaataatttaatatataactgaCATGCTGACCGGTGGGTTATGTCATTGGTCTTTctattgctctctctctctctctctctctctctctctctctaagctaAAAGACTTTGTTGTATCATTTTGGTGTCTAATTTTAGATCTgcctttctaaaaaaaatcttgtttcaaattatattatttttcctctttccCCAATGGTTGAGGGAACAGAAAAAATTGGACATATATATTGAGCCACGCATGCGAGTTGAACTTCTTGCAGGATCATCTTACTTCAGTTTTGTACAAACATGGAAAGATGGTGAGCAGTGGAACATTTCATTGGATCCCCAGTTATAAAACATGGAACtttgtttatttgttgttgCAATGTATAGAAAAACCTTGCATACAATAGATAATTAAAACCTTTTCTCACAGCTCTTCTGGTCATTGTCATGGTTATCACATCTGTTGATGGTGTACCCAACTTTAAGCGCAATACAATACACACACATGCACtgattattattaatacataaatgcACCCAACTGCATGTTTGTATATCTGTGTAAGTTTAtatgttcttatatatatatatatatatatctgtgaaAGTCTATGTTTAATATTGCTTATGTTCCAATAAAGGGGCCTGATAATAAGTTTTAGCCCCCAAGTTAAGTGGATGGTTTATCATATGCTTGTGGTTTTGACAACCACTGATAATTAGTTGGAAATTTTCCATGGATCTAAAAGTCAAATCTGTTTTGATAATCGTGTAACATATGAATGTCACTTGAAAATTATACAGTATCCAATTAATTTGCCTGTATGATGATTATTCCTTCCAGTTATAATTGCATTTGCTGCATGGTTATAATCTTACCCTTTACGactttcttattattttcagaGAAGGAAATTTTGCTCCTGCATATAAAAGTTGACCTTGTGGTAACTCTTGGTGGGGATGGAACAGTCCTTTGGGTATGTGCATTTACTTTTAGCTGTATTGAATGAATTAGAACGTGTTatagaattaaaatattaatttagggcacttataaaattgtattaaaTTAGGGTAATTACCTTATAGTGACTCTTCAGTGTGGTACCTGTTAGTGAAAGTTGTCCATGCTAGATTTAATTTAATAACATAGTCCTCTTACGGTCTTAAGGTAGAAGAGGGTATACATATGGTAAACGTGAGGCATTAGTTTTCCAATATGCATCACATTTACCAATATGTTAGCCAAATATATTTGCAATGCACTTTGAAATTAGATTGTTCTGTTTGGCACTCCTATgtgcggtttttttttttttttttttttgggggggggggggggggggggggggggagggaagGAAGGGGGGTGGGGGGAGGGGTGCTCTGTGTGTCTATAATGTTAACACCAGGTAACTTACCCAAAAGAAATGAACGGCCTAGATCAGTGGATGGTTAACATGTGTAGAAAACTAAGGAACCGTGGGATTTTTCTATAATCTTGTATGTAAAATCTCTAGTGGTGCTTAATATTTATAGAAGTATAATTGTCAACTTGAATACtgcattttttggtttttcatgattttctttactttttggtTTTCCAGATTTTACAATCATTGCAAGTAAGCTtttctaaatatgattattttttcattaattgtCCCTAAGGTAATATGCATAATGCTTGTTTAATCCAGTGTAAGAGTGGGTTTATTCTTGGAAATGAAGTCTAAAACCCTGGAATCTGCATCAACTGAATTTCATGCTAGGCAATGATATCTATTTCAGATTCTTTTGCTTTCAGACTGTACTTGGCAATTATTATCAACTGATTTTCAGGCAGCATCCATGTTCAAAGGACCAGTTCCTCCCATCGTCCCATTTTCTTTAGGGTCTCATGGCTTTATGACCCCTTTCCATATTCTCCTCCTTGTTTAAAGGCGTCTGTTTCTCTAACAATTTGATTAATGACACAACTTTATACAACCCACACCTTTTTATGACATCTTTCATATAATTGTTGGCTTTCTCCTATCTGACTGGAAGTTGGTCCTTAATATTCTTCAGACTCTGAAAATTACAGAGAATGCCTTGACTCTGTTTTTAAGGGTCCAATTAGTATCACACTATGACACCGTTTGCAGTGTCACGTTATTAGGGATGGTGCTAAAAATGAGTATGATACTGAAGAACCAATACTTGTTTtgaatgaggttacaattgatTGTGGAATATCATCATACCTTACAAATTTGGAATGCTATTGTGACGACTCCTTTGTCACTTCTGTCCAAGGGGATGGGTTAATTTTATCTACAACCTCGGGCAGTACTGCATATTTGTTGGCGGCTGGAGGATCAATGGTCCATCCACAGTTATGTTTTTGCCTCCATATCTTACAATAAGAACAGTGTTATATAATTTAGGCACGTAATCTTACAAGgaaatttatttctttgggtTTTATAGGGTAATTCATGCTTATTATCCAAAAAGATACTCAAgtgaaaatatcttataattgaAGGCTATATTGAATTTTCCTTGTGTAATCTTGCAAGTGGAAAGCCTATAGTGATTGGAtggtttaccaataaaaaaagccTCTTGCCTAgcaaaatagtttaaattttgaCTGCTAGTAGTGCACACATAATGTGTGTAGTTATTATGCGTATGTAATCCATAATGCTTTCATTggaatattaaagatgattaccGCAACTTGTGTAGCTTTGTTTTAGCTGTACCTGCTGATGAACAATACTATTTGCATAATTTTCACCtaggaaatatttttattttcctcttaTGAGGGGAAGCAACATATGCACACCATATAGATACGATCAAACAAAATGTTTTATGGTGCAAGATGCTTGAAACATACAGATGGCAGCTGTTTAATTAGCATTGAAAGCATGTTAATGGTGCGATGGTATGTGTAATTGCTCTGGGAAAATCTTTTACAATCGTGGCATAAATTCTCTATATGTGATTTTTCAACAAGAAAATGATTGTAGTACTAACATGAAGCCAAacccaaaatgaaaaatgaatctAAGTAATACGAAGAGAGGGGAAAAAGCCAGCAACGGCATAACagtttttggttatttttatgaatgacattattatataatatctcCTAATATATATCACAAACAGGAAAGAGAACTGAGGGTACTGCAGATGAGCACCTTCCTTctgcacataattttttaacattcagCTGCAGAAATTCTCTGTTGGCATTGACAGTCTGATgtgtgtgcattgcatgtacCTGGCTGCTATTAATCTAAAACCAACATGAAATACGGTATCTCCTGGCTGTCCCTTTTACTGATTTAGAAAGCTCATAAGAATATTAATTTGGAAGTGTGTGTTTGACATGTAGAAGTgcaaagaataaatatataaataaataaataaataaaaaagggatAATGTGATTTATCATTACCCGGTTGGCCACAATCTTCCGCAAAACTATAGGGTTTTGGCTTGATTACAGGAGAGGGTTACTGTGTAAGCTTAAGATGTAAGTTTATAAATGTTAGGTACGGAGGCTAAGGGGAGTGAAAAATAAACCCCAAACATTAAATGGTTCTCATGTTTTGACAAAGAAGTTATTTTGTTGGGTGCATTCTTAAGTTGAAAGTTACTCGTTTAGATTTGCACAGGTTTGTGTTTTGCAGAGAAATTCTGTAAGATGATCCTGTCTTTCATTAGCTAGGTTTGGAAGTCATTCCATGAGATCATAAAGTTAAGTTTTAACACCCTATTCTTGATTCTTGAAGCATCTCAACAATTGCAGGTCCCTGGTATCCTAATCTGTCCACATTCCTTGTCCTTCCGGCCTCTGATATTAACTGAGCATGTGACGCTGCGGGTGCAAGTTCctttcaatagcagaggccatGCATGGGCATCATTCGATGGGAAGGATGGGAAACAGCTAACTGCAGGAAATGCTCTTGTGTGCAGCATGGCGCCTTGGCCTGTGCCCACAGCTTGTCTAGTTGATTCCACAAGTGAGTTCTTATGCAGCATCCATGAGGACCTCCACTGGAATCT includes:
- the LOC122291590 gene encoding NAD(H) kinase 1-like isoform X8 encodes the protein MECKEHGIDVDYARMGNLVNQPVWCSEANEQFGKRCGRNGLCSHEVLQDGETDFDSKMVRMASFELSWCCKGEQSDQHKHYIVSFERGNIITAERSSKQISLRWKSHPQIVLILTKPNSISVQVLCRNVPQWLREQKKLDIYIEPRMRVELLAGSSYFSFVQTWKDEKEILLLHIKVDLVVTLGGDGTVLWAASMFKGPVPPIVPFSLGSHGFMTPFHILLLV
- the LOC122291590 gene encoding probable NAD kinase 1 isoform X3, with amino-acid sequence MGNLVNQPVWCSEANEQFGKRCGRNGLCSHEVLQDGETDFDSKMVRMASFELSWCCKGEQSDQHKHYIVSFERGNIITAERSSKQISLRWKSHPQIVLILTKPNSISVQVLCRNGQVPGILICPHSLSFRPLILTEHVTLRVQVPFNSRGHAWASFDGKDGKQLTAGNALVCSMAPWPVPTACLVDSTSEFLCSIHEDLHWNLRKTQSFDGPRDS
- the LOC122291590 gene encoding putative NAD kinase 3 isoform X1, coding for MDNLRKRELVVMDWCYMCKSSGEIVDNFYFTMRCPGSYEIRLLVGLDLRRQCLGGWWISLQVREAFKASFELSWCCKGEQSDQHKHYIVSFERGNIITAERSSKQISLRWKSHPQIVLILTKPNSISVQVLCRNGQVPGILICPHSLSFRPLILTEHVTLRVQVPFNSRGHAWASFDGKDGKQLTAGNALVCSMAPWPVPTACLVDSTSEFLCSIHEDLHWNLRKTQSFDGPRDS
- the LOC122291590 gene encoding probable NAD kinase 1 isoform X2; the protein is MECKEHGIDVDYARMGNLVNQPVWCSEANEQFGKRCGRNGLCSHEVLQDGETDFDSKMVRMASFELSWCCKGEQSDQHKHYIVSFERGNIITAERSSKQISLRWKSHPQIVLILTKPNSISVQVLCRNGQVPGILICPHSLSFRPLILTEHVTLRVQVPFNSRGHAWASFDGKDGKQLTAGNALVCSMAPWPVPTACLVDSTSEFLCSIHEDLHWNLRKTQSFDGPRDS
- the LOC122291590 gene encoding probable NAD kinase 1 isoform X6, producing MECKGGWYSFKALLLWTTIIASFELSWCCKGEQSDQHKHYIVSFERGNIITAERSSKQISLRWKSHPQIVLILTKPNSISVQVLCRNGQVPGILICPHSLSFRPLILTEHVTLRVQVPFNSRGHAWASFDGKDGKQLTAGNALVCSMAPWPVPTACLVDSTSEFLCSIHEDLHWNLRKTQSFDGPRDS
- the LOC122291590 gene encoding probable NAD kinase 1 isoform X7 yields the protein MNWREHEICKWSAKASFELSWCCKGEQSDQHKHYIVSFERGNIITAERSSKQISLRWKSHPQIVLILTKPNSISVQVLCRNGQVPGILICPHSLSFRPLILTEHVTLRVQVPFNSRGHAWASFDGKDGKQLTAGNALVCSMAPWPVPTACLVDSTSEFLCSIHEDLHWNLRKTQSFDGPRDS